Proteins from a single region of Macrotis lagotis isolate mMagLag1 chromosome 2, bilby.v1.9.chrom.fasta, whole genome shotgun sequence:
- the EFNA4 gene encoding ephrin-A4, with protein sequence MRLLPLLRAVLWASLLGSPLRGGSGLRHAVYWNSSNPRLLRGDAAVELSLNDYLDIFCPHYDGPGPPQGPETFALFMVDLAGYKTCQAEGAGAVKRWECARPFAPFGPVRFSEKIQRFTPFSLGFEFLPGETYYYISVPIPESSGQCLRLQVSVCCKETTEKPTTAPPFVLRQGNGVSRESLGPGGGSTTTWQGGRAPSPLCLLLLLLLPLLRLLRGL encoded by the exons ATGCGGCTTCTGCCTCTGCTGCGGGCAGTCCTCTGGGCCTCGCTCCTCGGGTCCCCGCTCCGGGGGGGGTCCGGCCTCCGCCACGCCGTCTATTGGAACTCCAGTAACCCCAG GTTGCTTCGTGGAGACGCAGCAGTGGAACTGAGCCTCAACGATTATCTGGACATCTTCTGTCCACACTATGATGGACCTGGGCCACCTCAGGGCCCTGAGACTTTTGCTCTTTTCATGGTGGACTTGGCTGGCTATAAGACATGCCAGGCTGAGGGCGCAGGAGCCGTCAAGCGCTGGGAGTGTGCCCGCCCCTTTGCTCCTTTTGGCCCAGTTCGATTTTCAGAGAAAATCCAGCGCTTCACACCTTTCTCATTGGGTTTTGAATTTCTGCCAGGAGAAACATACTACTATATAT CTGTCCCAATCCCAGAAAGCTCTggccagtgtctgaggctgcaggTGTCAGTGTGTTGCAAAGAAACCA CTGAGAAGCCGACCACTGCACCTCCTTTTGTGCTGCGACAAGGGAATGGGGTCTCCAGGG AGTCCTTGGGTCCAGGTGGGGGCAGCACGACCACATGGCAAGGAGGCCGGGCCCCAAGTCCCCTCTGTCTTCTCCTCTTGCTGCTGTTGCCACTTCTTCGCCTCCTTCGGGGACTCTGA